The Pectobacterium wasabiae CFBP 3304 DNA segment CGACCCATGCTGAAACGGTACTGCAACTGCTGAAATTGCCTTACCGTAAAGTATTGCTGTGTACGGGGGATATGGGCTTTGGTTCCACCAAAACTTACGATCTGGAAGTGTGGTTACCAGCGCAGGACACGTATCGTGAAATCTCTTCCTGCTCAAACATGTGGGATTTCCAGGCGCGTCGTATGCAGGCTCGCTGCCGTAGCAAGTCCGATAAGAAGACTCGACTGGTTCACACGTTGAATGGTTCTGGTCTCGCGGTCGGCCGGACACTGGTGGCTGTTCTGGAAAACTACCAGCAGGCCGATGGCCGAATTGAAATTCCTGAAGTGCTGCGCTCCTATATGGGCGGGCTGGAATTTATTGGCTAAAACCTCAGTTATCTGAATCAAGCGCCTAAGGGCGCTTTTTTTACGTCCCATGTTCGGTAATATTTTTTTATCGTAAAAATAATTTATCTATCCCATCTCGCTTTTGTTACTTAATGTTTAAGCTGAAAATGTTTTAAAATCATATGAGTAGTAACCTTCTGTTTTCAAAGTAATGGCCCTTTCTGTGAATATTGATTAATTCTTTCAATCCATAATTTAAGAAAGAAGTTTTAGCACTTTTGCCCGGATTGACTTTTATATACGCAGTGTCATGATGCGCCCACTCTTCTCCGGTTGTTTGGTTATCCACTTCGCTATGTCTGCTTATTCTCGCCCAGTGCTGCTATTGCTCTGCGGACTTCTGCTGCTGACGGTTTGTATTGCGGTGTTAAATACTCTGGTTCCACTTTGGCTGAGTTATCAGGCTCTGCCCGTCTGGCAGGTTGGTCTGGTTGGCTCATCCTATTTCGGTGGCAATTTGGTTGGAACACTATTCGCCGGCAAGTTAATCAAACTTTATGGGTTTAACCGCAGCTATTATTTCGCCGCTTTATTATTTGGCATCGCGATTGTGGGGCTTGGTATTGCTACGGATATTGGCAACTGGTTATTCTGGCGTTTTCTTGCCGGGATTGGTTGTGCATTGATCTGGGTTGTGGTCGAAAGTGCCTTGTTGTGCAGTGGAACATCTGCGCAGAGAGGGCAACTACTGGCTGCTTATATGATCGCTTATTACCTCGGCAGTGTGATTGGACAACTGTTGCTTGGCGTGTTGCCTACGGCATTATTGAGCGTGCTGCCGTGGATGGTTGCATTAGTTATTTTGGCGGTATTACCGCTGTTGTTTACTCGTCTCCCCGTTCCGCCAGAACAGCACGAAAAGCCTGTGAATATGTGGAAAATGCTGACGTACCGCAGTGCGCGTTTAGGCGTACACGGCTGTATTATTTCCGGCGCAATTTTAGGCTCATTGTATGGTCTGATGCCGCTGTATCTTTCCCATCAGGGAATGAATGATGCACAGGTTGGATACTGGATGGCGCTGCTAATCAGCTCCGGTATCATCGGCCAATGGCCTGTTGGACGATTGGCCGATCGCTATGGTCGATTGTTGGTTCTTCGGGTGCTGGTTTTTGTGGTGATTGTTGGTTGCATTGCCATGCTAAGTATCAGCCACTATGCTATGGCTCCGTCGCTGTTCCTACTGGGATGCGCGGGGTTTACGTTGTACCCCGTTGCTATGGCGTGGGCATGTGAAAAAGTGAGCCCTGATGAGCTCGTCGCCATGAATCAAGCGCTGCTCCTCAGCTACACGCTTGGCAGCCTTTGTGGGCCAAGCGTTGCTGCGGTATTGATGCAAAACTATTCCGATCGGCTACTGTTTGTTCTGATTGCTGTCATTGCGATGAGCTACCTGATGCTGTTGCTCAGAAAAGCCAATCACCATCCAACGCCGTTAGCTACTGCTTGAGTTAGCGGCATCTAGGCTGGCAAGCGAACTTTGTCCCGCTTCGACCATATTATTCCACAGCGCTTCGGCTACTGGGCTAAGGCGCTGTTTTGCATTTCGCACTAGATAAAATGTGCTGGTTAGCTTTAAGCGATCCGGAGCAACTACCGCAAGTTTCCCTTTTTCCACCCAAGATGCAGCATAATGGTCGGGAAGATAACAAATATGAGTTCCCGCCAGCACGAGTAATAGACTACCTTCAAGATGCCATGCTGTTTGGTGGTAGCCTTGTTTTGCTACGGGACCGAGTTGTTTAGATATTTCGTTGAAAGCATGCCCACCGATTATTACCCTACGAGGATTTAATTCACCATTGAGCCATTCGCGCTCTATAATTTCAGCATTTTCTGCTAGTGAATAAAAGTAACTGTGTTCAACGAATACCGGTTCATAAAAAATATCTGCGGGAATGTCATCGGGCAAAGCGCTTAGAACAATATCGAGATGTCCATTTTTTAACCGCTCCATGAGCGGAAGGTATTCCATAATATCAAGTTCGACATTGACTTCGGGACTTTGGGCATAAAGCCGGGTTATCGCCTGAGATATAACATTATTGGGGTGGGTAGCGACATTGTCTAGACAGCCTAGCTTTACTTTACCTATAAGCTGATGCTTTATGCGGGCTAACCTGTTAGCAAAATCATCAAGTGTGGAAATGACAGATTTTGCTTCCTGGTAGACAACCTCCCCCTCAGTTGTTAAGGCAAAACCACCACGTCCGCGTTCGCACAAAACAAGCCCAAGCGTATCCTCAAGGCGAGATAGATAGTGGCTTAATACGGGTTGGCTCAGGCCCGTTGCAGCTTGTGCGTTGGTAATTCCTTGCTTTTCAACGATTTTACAAAAAAGCTTTAACCAGCGGATCTCCAGTTTATCTAAGCGCATAGCATTTCCTTCGCATACATTACATATCTGAATGTTAACATCAAAATATATCTGTATTAATCGATATGAAACCCATTTATCGTGTTGTTACGCCGCATCGTTGGTGCGGTTGCCACAAAAGAGCGTGGTTTTATGCGTCACATCAGGGTCTCCCATAGGCACAATGGTGTTGTCAGCTTGCTGACGACACCATTGTTCTATACGCCGCCAGGCAACCTCTATAAAATATCACACGATACAATAATTATTTGCTGCTTATTTGATGGAGGGATGATGTCTCAAGGAAATGTTGTACCTGGAAAACAACAACAGGAACGGAGAATCTATGATTATGAATACGAACCTGTCCCTGTAGAAGTGAGAAAAAGCTGGTATGTCATTGCGTTAATATGGTTGGCTTTGGGGATCGATATTTCTGGTTTGTTTCTAGGGTCTTTTCTAAGTAGCGGACTGCCTTTTTCTCAGGCTATCAGCGCCACGCTTATTGGCTCCGTCTTGCTGGGTATTCTCGCCGCATTATGTGCTAACGTCGGCTATGGCTGTGGGTTATCAACAACGCTGCTTAGCATCTCTGTTTTTGGGCGATTAGGTGGGAAAATGATTGGCGTATTTTCCGCCGTTTCGATGGTTGGTTGGTTCGCTTTTCAACTCGATTTCTTTGGCGTAATGCTGCAAAAAGCACTCTTACATTATCAACTTGAGCCTGGACGTTTTTTTGTCTTGCTTTTCGGCATGGTATTAATGACATTGACGGCTATTTGGGGAGTTAGGGCGCTAGGGAAATTAAGTATATTAAGCGTTCCGCTAATGCTCATACTCATTGTCTCAGGTATATATCTCGCAGCCAGCGGCCATTCCTCTCCTACTGAGATTGCCATTAAAACCCCAATAAGCTTAGGAAGTGCGGTTTCTTACGTTGTTTCTATCTGGATAGTGGCGGCAAGTATTGTATCACCGGATATTGCCCGTTATTCCAGAACACGTAAAGATGCTATGTTAGGGTCAGGTTTGGGTTTTTTGCTGGGGAACAGCTCCACGATTCTTGTTGCACTCATATTAACCCATATGGTTGGTAGCGACGATCTGGTCGAAATATTTTTTAGTATTGGACTTGGTCTGTCAGCCATTGTGATTTTAATTTTTGCTCAATGGACGACGAATAGTTCTAATCTAATTTCAGCCTCACTAGGTTTATCTGTCGTCATCAGAGCAATATCTCGACCAATTCTCGTTGTGGTGATGGCATTCGCTGGCTTGCTTCTTGCTTATAACGGCATGATTAATAATTTTACTCAATTTTTGTCGCTAATAGGCGTTCTGATTTCCCCTATTGCAGGGGTTTACCTTGCTGAATACTACTTTTTTGATTCCTCGCGTCTCAAACAGGACGTATCACAACCGCCATTGCTGAATATTTGTGCATTCATCGCATGGCTATCTGGTAGTTTTGTAAGTTTAGCAACAGCTACAGACTTCTTTGATTTGTTTACAATCACATCCGTTTCTACATTGGATGGCATAATAATCAGCCTAGTGATGTATATCGCTATGCGGAAAATGTTTCCGCAGTTGGCAACGTCTGCCCATTCGTTTTCTAAACCCTAGGTTGTTCAGTGATTATTGGGTAAGTAATGAACCGTTATATTGATTCTGAAACAATAGATGATATTGCACTAGGGGCGTCAGTTCTCGGTACTGGGGGTGGGGGCGACCCTTATCTTGGTTCGCTAATTGCCAAAAACGCATTACGTAATGCCCAGCCTATTGTTCTGATGAATCTCGATGATATCGAAGATGATTCGCTTTTTTTTCCATGTAGCGCGATGGGTGCGCCGACGGTTTCTGTGGAGAAAATTATTTCACAGCGCCAGATTCTTTTGGCTTTTGACACGATGGAATCGGTGTTAGAGGAATCATCTTCAGGAACATTTCCAATCGAAGTTGGTGGAATTAATTCCCTCATTCCATTTGTTGTTGCGGCTAAAAAAGGACTGCCGGTTATTGATTGTGATGCAATGGGGAGAGCCTTCCCCGAAGCACAGATGGTGACCTTTTTCCTTGATGGCTTATCTTCGGCACCCAATACGCTGGCTGATGAGAAAGGTAACTCGGTTATCCTCAATCCAATTGATGGAGTGTGGTCCGAACAGTTAGCCAGAGTCATTACGGAGCAAATGGGGGGCGCCTCCGCGATGTGTGATTATCCGCTCCGTGGACACGAGCTCAAACGTAGCGCGATTAAAGGGACACTTACA contains these protein-coding regions:
- a CDS encoding cytosine permease, which translates into the protein MSQGNVVPGKQQQERRIYDYEYEPVPVEVRKSWYVIALIWLALGIDISGLFLGSFLSSGLPFSQAISATLIGSVLLGILAALCANVGYGCGLSTTLLSISVFGRLGGKMIGVFSAVSMVGWFAFQLDFFGVMLQKALLHYQLEPGRFFVLLFGMVLMTLTAIWGVRALGKLSILSVPLMLILIVSGIYLAASGHSSPTEIAIKTPISLGSAVSYVVSIWIVAASIVSPDIARYSRTRKDAMLGSGLGFLLGNSSTILVALILTHMVGSDDLVEIFFSIGLGLSAIVILIFAQWTTNSSNLISASLGLSVVIRAISRPILVVVMAFAGLLLAYNGMINNFTQFLSLIGVLISPIAGVYLAEYYFFDSSRLKQDVSQPPLLNICAFIAWLSGSFVSLATATDFFDLFTITSVSTLDGIIISLVMYIAMRKMFPQLATSAHSFSKP
- a CDS encoding DUF917 domain-containing protein; translated protein: MNRYIDSETIDDIALGASVLGTGGGGDPYLGSLIAKNALRNAQPIVLMNLDDIEDDSLFFPCSAMGAPTVSVEKIISQRQILLAFDTMESVLEESSSGTFPIEVGGINSLIPFVVAAKKGLPVIDCDAMGRAFPEAQMVTFFLDGLSSAPNTLADEKGNSVILNPIDGVWSEQLARVITEQMGGASAMCDYPLRGHELKRSAIKGTLTLAQNIGKTLRESHQSGSHPVQSLLTVLNGHVVASGKIIDVARRTTGGFARGKVVLDGMGSDKGESFTVLFQNELLLAYRSSRTADPTQDNLLAVVPDLISIVDSETGRPIITEHLRYGQRVDVIAYPCNDKWRTPKGIDVAGPGYFGYPVQYVPIEQLANR
- a CDS encoding LysR family transcriptional regulator, which translates into the protein MRLDKLEIRWLKLFCKIVEKQGITNAQAATGLSQPVLSHYLSRLEDTLGLVLCERGRGGFALTTEGEVVYQEAKSVISTLDDFANRLARIKHQLIGKVKLGCLDNVATHPNNVISQAITRLYAQSPEVNVELDIMEYLPLMERLKNGHLDIVLSALPDDIPADIFYEPVFVEHSYFYSLAENAEIIEREWLNGELNPRRVIIGGHAFNEISKQLGPVAKQGYHQTAWHLEGSLLLVLAGTHICYLPDHYAASWVEKGKLAVVAPDRLKLTSTFYLVRNAKQRLSPVAEALWNNMVEAGQSSLASLDAANSSSS
- a CDS encoding MFS transporter, which codes for MSAYSRPVLLLLCGLLLLTVCIAVLNTLVPLWLSYQALPVWQVGLVGSSYFGGNLVGTLFAGKLIKLYGFNRSYYFAALLFGIAIVGLGIATDIGNWLFWRFLAGIGCALIWVVVESALLCSGTSAQRGQLLAAYMIAYYLGSVIGQLLLGVLPTALLSVLPWMVALVILAVLPLLFTRLPVPPEQHEKPVNMWKMLTYRSARLGVHGCIISGAILGSLYGLMPLYLSHQGMNDAQVGYWMALLISSGIIGQWPVGRLADRYGRLLVLRVLVFVVIVGCIAMLSISHYAMAPSLFLLGCAGFTLYPVAMAWACEKVSPDELVAMNQALLLSYTLGSLCGPSVAAVLMQNYSDRLLFVLIAVIAMSYLMLLLRKANHHPTPLATA